The Gossypium hirsutum isolate 1008001.06 chromosome D03, Gossypium_hirsutum_v2.1, whole genome shotgun sequence genomic interval aagtaaataaaaatttttgggataaataataaattcataaaaattacatCATTTTGTGATCCTCTCGTTGATTTGAACATGAACTAAATTTTCTCATAATCTCAATATTATCTGCTATTGTTGAACCAGCAGTTCCAAAAAAACCAAGTGAACCACAGCTGCAAATTGTTTCTTCTATAAATAGAAGTATATCAGGTAATATATGAGGAGCACAATGCTTCTGCAACTTAGCCACCGTGTCAGTAGACTCGATACCGCCAAGACTGGACCCGAACCTTAGGCCATGTCCGGCAAGTGCTAGTTTCTTTGCCGTTTCCATCACCAACGAATCTTCTTCGTTCATAAAATAGAGCTTAAAATTGgttgaatccttagccaaatcaCCCAGGTAGTTTCCGGTCCAATTGCCTCGAGGGAGATCAGTCATCACGAAAACATGAATCGGTCGAGACACCGTCTGGCTTACTGAATCtagtttttgtttcaaatccgaaAATGTAGCTTCCCAATGGTTCTTGAACTGTCCATCTAGCAATCTAAGTTGTGCACAGAGAAACGGAGCCTTTACGGTCTGAACCGCAAACTGTTTTCCCGCGGATATAATTTCGGGGACAAACGGAAGGAATTTGATCTTTTTTATTAAAGATTGTATATTTGAATCTCTCGGTGCTTTTTGGATATCGATGTAGAGCTCAGAACCTTTATATGGGGCTGTAAAAAGGGTTCCGAATGCTAGAACAGTGGCCGAATCGGCTTTGCTGCCAGGTCCAAGTGTCTTATACACGTCTCTACGTCTTCTAACATACGaaatcttctttttcttcttgagTTGTTCGTTGGGTTGGAATGAATCCAAAGCTCCATCCGCTTCGTCATTCCCGTATGTCCAAACTGTTGTTCTACAATCATCATCTACGGAAAATAGACATCGATCTATATTACCATCAACCCCTGATAGCAATAAGCCACATTGCTTTAGGCTATCAACCAAATATGTCGGTTGTGTGTTTGGTTCTTTGGCGCAAGCCAAATCCAAGTCCAAACCACACCACGAGGACACAAAAACCCGGAAATCTATGGCTCGAACATGTGAAGATGACAGTACCGAAGATATATCAATGATATCAGCCATGGAAACATACCTGCAAGAACAAATACAAACGCAATCAAAAAAGAAGCAAGATCTTCTATTGAGTTAAGCATTACTGGATTAGTTTAGTGATTGCTAACAAAAAAAAGACCTAAACTTTGTTTTCTAGGGGAGAAAAAGAAGCATAAATCATTTAGTTATGTTACACACGGGAACTTCGCCATCTAGCAACCCCGCTAGAACATCACGACCCCCATACTCAACCTATTTAGCTCCATTAGTCATGCAGCTGCCACCATAAGCATTGTTTCACCAAGACCTAAGGAACATGCAAGTCAACCATTCCTGACAACTAGACCACTCCAACAAGACGACCATTACTTGTCATCCACATACGCTCTTACCTAGGTGACATTAAGTTGTTCAGCTGACAACGATATTAGAAAAGACCAACTAACCAATTAGAAAGAGACACATGTCCCACGAACGGCTCTCTCACCTCAAGGAGGGGAATGTTCCTCTGTTTCTTGCCCTACACTCCTTCCTCACACCTCTCTCAAGCTTTCCCTCTCCTTCACCTTTTTCCACCACACACAATACAGCTCTCCGCCTTAGCAGGGTGAACCCTCCTTAATCTCCACCGCACTTTCCTCCATGTACATAAGTTATATAGAAAATGACAGGAAAATTAAAACCCCAAAGTACCAAATCTTAAAGATTACCAATAAAATTTAACCCCTAAAAAATGGAACACAACCAATAAAAggtgaaaaaaaaacctaaaaccctagATTCAAAcgtaaaaaaagttcaaaaattcaATGGAGGAATTAGCTAAAAATGGGTATAtgaacaataaaagtgagcaatACCCAGTTATCTCCCACTTTTAATGAGCTCAATAACATGATCCCAAAGTTCCAAATCTAAAATCATTTATTTACAagtacaaaaattgaaaattaaaggaaatttaaagcTCCAAGTCCCAAATCTTATGATAACTAAGAAATTTCTGCTCAAAATTGACCTATACATATAGCtcaacaacaaaatttaactaaaaCCCAGAATTCAATGGATGTATAAACAAGGAAATTGAGCAATACCCAGTTACCTCCCACTTGTAATGAGCTCAATAACATGATCCCAAACCGAAACACGGATCTCTTTAGGGCTTTGAACCCTAAACTTAGGGCAGCTACCGAGTGCAATTGCATGGTGAGAAAGAATAGGAGGGATAATCAAAGTACGGTTCAAAATCCCAGCCATTAGAACTGCATTCTTGAACTCAGAAAGCTGGTTACTGATCCCACTATGAGGGGCGTACCATAAGAAATTTTCCCCTGAGATTCGAATTTCGCAATGTGGGAATTGAAGGGAAAGGGCTGTGGTTTTTGAAGAGGATGATGAGAAAAGGGATTTGGGGATAGAAGTGAAAGTaaggaagaagagaaagatgAGGGAAAGGAGGAAAAGtgagaggaaaaagaaaggagaTCTGCGTTGTTGGGATTTCTTTTTGCCCCATAGTTTCGGAGTGGGGATTGGTTTGTTGAGATTAAACATGTTTCTTGTTCGGTTTTGTTGGTGTCTGTGGTGCTGCTGGTTCAGGGTCTTTTAGTAGTTCGATGTTTTCTCGTAGGCTAATATACAACCAAAAATTTTGTATTACACCCAAATAACTATGAGAAGATTtagctaaaaatataaaattaaaaaatatatttaagtagaaaaacaaaatttatttaaaaaatagataaagcctcgagtaaaatttttttacccatattttctactgttttaatgttattttcttattgttttacttctatgttattattattttattattattatttaaatattatataactcttattttatgttaattttattactattttagagacatttgtttATTAAGTTACATATATCTCAATATTATTTacgtataaatataaattatattttttatttttatatataaaaaaattaatttagacgGGCCAATTCggggttttaatatttttattcgggtcaaatttagacaaaattttaaacccattttcAGGCCTAGCTAGCCCGGACTTGGCAAACGGACCTAAAATTTTGACAAGACTCATCCCAAACTCGACCCGACCCATGAATaggtattattttaatttaatatgtataatttaatatatttttatttcttaaacaCACTTGTTAAAAAGAGGTTCAAATAAATTTCTAACAATATGCTATATCGCCTAAACCCAAACCATTGAATTAAGTTTGTAAGAAAAGAAACATGCTTATTCACTTGATCCACAAAAAGAACCACAGACAGCGTATTAACCTGTAATGCTCATAAAAACCCTGAGCTATAGTGTCTTAATTTGCATGGATTGGGCTCCCACTCGAATTCATTCTCGAATTACCCGGAACAGGGTTGGCATGGAATGCAGATTGCCTCGACGAACCGTCAAGTTTTAACGAAACGGAAGAAGGGCCATTACCACCAATTGATTCTCCCAAACTCAATTTAGACATGCCGACCAGTTCATCAACATTGATCGGGATCTTCGAATGTACAGCCATTGGCTTAACCACTTCATGTGTGTTTTCCTTGGTTGGTTCAGTATTGTAACCCATCCAATATGAAAGTGAGAACGGAAAGAATGGTGGGAAGTAAGCAGGATATAGTGCCGGGAAATGAGGTTGTGAGGTCTCTGGTTTCGGAGGAATGTGAATGTTTTCACCATCATTTGATTTGTCGGTATCCATTGTTTCGTCTTCTTCGTCCAATGCAGGAGGAATAGGCAAATGGTCGTTGCTCTGTGCTTTGGCTTCTGAAGGGTTTACCGAGAATGAATCATGTGATACCATCAGAATGTCACTCGACTGCAAGAAAATGATCCTTAGACAGCATCAAACACGAATCAAATACAACCAGACAAAACAAATTGAAAGTAAATTGGTATGAACCTATTATCTACAAATACCATACGAATATAAATCGAAGCTTTTAGATATGACAACCAAAGCAAGCATTTTATAGAGAGAAGGGCACTAACTTCATCAGTTACAATATCAAAGAGGCTGGATCGTCTTTTTCTCCTAGAAACATTCGATTGTCGGATGAAATATTTCTGAGCATGGCTAGCTACTTGAGTAGGAGTCCTCGAAATAACATAATTGCGCGATATTCCACGCCAATCACCTTTTCCAAGCTTCTGCAATCCAAGTAGAAACATCCGATGCTCTTCTTCCGTCCAAGGAATACCTGCAAACACCGTTGCTTAGACAAATTCATTAAAGCAATAAACAAGACATCAATATTACCATGTACTAGTTTCCACCATTATTGACTGTGCCTAGACTTCTAATGTCGAGTGTTCATTATAATCAACCTGTCACAAACtttaatccaattttttttttgtttagtatAGATATTCTCCATGTCAGCTTTACGGATCATAAAAATTGATTGCTACTCCTAACAATATCATCTTCAAGATTCGAACTTGATAAACCAATAAATTTCACAATGTAGTACATATAACCAAAGCTTTGGATCAATATCATTAACATATGAAACTAAGAGATCAATGCACTTTACCCAAAGAAAAATTTTTCTAAGCCAAagcaaataaaaatttgaaaaaattcaaattagttcttcaaaaaagaacaaaaaagaagaGACCTCTTTTCCTTTCACGATTGGAAGACGACGACCCGGGTACAAAATCCTCAGAAGCATAACCGTCTGCATGATCCGGACCATCACCGGGTTCACCCGACCCATTCCCGTTATGCATCCCAGAATTCAACCCGGAATATTGGCTTAAATTCCCCATACTGGCACTCTTCCGGATCAACCCGTCAGTTAACCGGACTCCGAACAGCTTAAACCCTCGGTTCGGGCATGTCCGAGAGTTATGCCCGTTGTGGCTACAATGCGAGCAGCGACGAGTCATCTTGGATCAGATCAAACAGCAAAAAAAGTGAAGTGATAGATGTAAACCGGATCTTCTAGAACCTGGATCCGATTCGTATACGGGTTATGccctttgtttaaaaaaaaaaaaaaccctttattTGACTGCTTCTTGTGGCTTTTTTTtctaagagagagagagaggggggggGGAGACGATATCTAATTTATATTTATTGCTGTAATGAAATTTAATGCTCTGGTGTTTACAGGTGTTTGATGGTAGGGACCATCTTGGATTTGTAGCCGTTGATATGGTCAAATTTGGATTCGAGAAAATCTTGCGTTTTTGGCACGGGGAGTTGACTTTGACATAAGTCCATTCccgtttctatttttcttcttttggttAAAATGCGGTTCAACTCCATGTATTTtccatatatttgatatttagtccttttacttctattttaaagaatttagttGGTAAAAATCCCTATCCAACCCCTCCCAATTtagaaattgagtaaattggtcTCTATAAAAAATTAGAGCAATTTAATCCCTGCCAAATTTGAAAGTGAGCAACCAAACATTAACGCCGAGACTAATTTTCCTTGATTGCTCACTTTTGaaattgatagggattaaattgctccaATTTTTTTGAAAGGGACCCATTTTctcaatatcaaaattgagagggaCTAGAGAGGTATTTTTACCGACTCATTCCATTTACTTTTGAGatttaaaaatgcaaaaaatCTAGTTGTTGATATCAATAAAGTTATTCAATTTGTTAGAACGTTAATTTTCTATTACATAGCTAACAAGTGATATTTCAAAATGCCACACCAGTGAAtttaatggaaatttttttaatagtattattaattaaacttaaaattt includes:
- the LOC107932369 gene encoding transcription factor MYBS3; translated protein: MTRRCSHCSHNGHNSRTCPNRGFKLFGVRLTDGLIRKSASMGNLSQYSGLNSGMHNGNGSGEPGDGPDHADGYASEDFVPGSSSSNRERKRGIPWTEEEHRMFLLGLQKLGKGDWRGISRNYVISRTPTQVASHAQKYFIRQSNVSRRKRRSSLFDIVTDESSDILMVSHDSFSVNPSEAKAQSNDHLPIPPALDEEDETMDTDKSNDGENIHIPPKPETSQPHFPALYPAYFPPFFPFSLSYWMGYNTEPTKENTHEVVKPMAVHSKIPINVDELVGMSKLSLGESIGGNGPSSVSLKLDGSSRQSAFHANPVPGNSRMNSSGSPIHAN
- the LOC107932368 gene encoding O-fucosyltransferase 30, with the translated sequence MFNLNKPIPTPKLWGKKKSQQRRSPFFFLSLFLLSLIFLFFLTFTSIPKSLFSSSSSKTTALSLQFPHCEIRISGENFLWYAPHSGISNQLSEFKNAVLMAGILNRTLIIPPILSHHAIALGSCPKFRVQSPKEIRVSVWDHVIELITSGRYVSMADIIDISSVLSSSHVRAIDFRVFVSSWCGLDLDLACAKEPNTQPTYLVDSLKQCGLLLSGVDGNIDRCLFSVDDDCRTTVWTYGNDEADGALDSFQPNEQLKKKKKISYVRRRRDVYKTLGPGSKADSATVLAFGTLFTAPYKGSELYIDIQKAPRDSNIQSLIKKIKFLPFVPEIISAGKQFAVQTVKAPFLCAQLRLLDGQFKNHWEATFSDLKQKLDSVSQTVSRPIHVFVMTDLPRGNWTGNYLGDLAKDSTNFKLYFMNEEDSLVMETAKKLALAGHGLRFGSSLGGIESTDTVAKLQKHCAPHILPDILLFIEETICSCGSLGFFGTAGSTIADNIEIMRKFSSCSNQREDHKMM